GCGGACGGAGTGCTTCTCGCGCAGCGACGCGGTCGCCTCGATGAGGTAGCTGTAGGTGTCGGCGGTGACTTCGTCGAAGCTCACGCGGCACAGTTCCCCGAGGTCCGAACCCCAGAAGGCCTCGGAGGAGAGGAAGCGCTCGCCGGCGCCCTTGAAGAGCCTGTTCAGGATCGGCATGAAGACGCGGGTGCGCGGGATCCCACCCGCCATGGTGTGCACCACCAGCACGTTCGTCTTTTCAGGGATGAGCCCTTCGAGCTCCGCGATGACGGTCGAGAGGTTCTCCTTGAACCTCTGCGTGCCGCGGTTTCTTGCGTACTCGATCTCCTCTTTCGGCAGGTTCACCGAGCTCCAGTCGTCCGGCTTCACCCCTTTCAGCTTGTCCACGATGGAGACGCCGTCGCTGCACGGCTCCATGTCGAACCCAGCCTCCAGCGGAATGTTGATGATCTTGCCGCCGAGGTTCTCTTCGGCAAGGCGCAGCTCCTCGTCCGTCAGGGCGCGCAGCTTCCCGTCCGTATCGTGCCTCCCCACGGTGATCCCGATGATGGTCATCCCCTTGTCGCGGGCCTCGTCAACGATGCCGTTTGCATAGCCACGGCCGAACAGCTCCCCGCACAGGAAAAGGACGTCTCCCTTGCCGAAGCCGGCCGGTACCGGGAGCTCTCTCAGAGCATTGAATTGTGTCATTGGTTGATCCCTCTCTTTCACATTGAATTGAAGCTCAGTTACCGCATATCCCATCCTTCAGGAGGGCATAGCGAGGATCGGAGTGGCGCCGCCAGGCGCTGCATCCGGTTCCTTTGTCCAGGGACTCGTGTTTCGGCAGATCGGCCCTGCCTCACACGCGCCTTTATAACTAGTTCTTCCGGAGTATTCCGGCAGAGTCGCTAAAAC
The DNA window shown above is from Geomonas sp. RF6 and carries:
- a CDS encoding enoyl ACP reductase FabMG family protein is translated as MTQFNALRELPVPAGFGKGDVLFLCGELFGRGYANGIVDEARDKGMTIIGITVGRHDTDGKLRALTDEELRLAEENLGGKIINIPLEAGFDMEPCSDGVSIVDKLKGVKPDDWSSVNLPKEEIEYARNRGTQRFKENLSTVIAELEGLIPEKTNVLVVHTMAGGIPRTRVFMPILNRLFKGAGERFLSSEAFWGSDLGELCRVSFDEVTADTYSYLIEATASLREKHSVRYAAFGYHGCEVLVDGKYTWQSYTPYLQGWAKIRLEDVAAAAWEKGIKASVYNCPEIQTNSSALFLGVELSLYPLLDSLKQEGLEELRAECQELLQDGETLESVVEKANAYLSSPLVTATRDFASWPQHNSPEQQEFMLDCSAQLLAMNKSPKDIVCAVLSRGVFQGVGYLMFNSSWEPKAPVFWLNHDIIAKALATKK